CGGTGCACTCATCGGCGGCAGGCGCGTATCAGGAGGTCGCGCGTGGTCAGAACGGCATCTTCATGCCGGGCGGCAGCGCCATGCCCGCGGTGGCCGCGCCCATGCGCGACTGCGATTCGGCGTCGACCTTGTTGCTGGCATCGTTGAACGCCGCGGCGATCAGGTCTTCGGCCATCTCCGGATCCGACAGCACGCTGGGATCGATGCGCACCTTGCGGCACTCCTTGCGGCCGGTCAGGGTGACTTCCACCATGCCGCCGCCGGCGCTGCCGGTGACTTCGACATTGGCGAGTTCTTCCTGCGCCTTCTGCAGGTTCTCCTGCATCTTCTGCGCCTGCTGCATCAGCTGGGCGATGTTTCCACGCATGTCAGTGCTCCTGGTCTTCTAGGGGGCGGATCGAATCGGGGACGAGCCGCGCGCCGTGTTGCGACATCAGCCGCTGCACGTCGGGGTCGTTGAGAAACGTGCTCTCGGCAGCGCCCTGGCGCTCGTCGCGCACGCGCTCGTTGCGCGCGTGCAGGGTTTCGCCGGCCGCGGTACTGGTGGCCGATTCGAAACGGATCTCCGGGGCGCTGCCCCAGCGTGCGCCAAGAGCGTCGGCGAGCTGCTGCACCAGGAACGGCGCGCGCAGGTGTTCGTCGGCCGCGGGCAGCGACAGGCGCAGCACGCCCTGCTCATGGCCGACGAAGGCCGAGCTGGCTGCGAGTTCGCGCACCGGCCCGCGCAACCCGAGGCTGGCGACGAGATCCGGCCACTGGTCGTGGTCGATGGCGGGCGCCGGCGCTGAACGGGCGGGTGCGGGTGCGGGTGCAGGTGCGGGTGCGGCTGTGACGGCAGCCGTCGCGATCGGAACCGGCGCGGCGTGCGCCGCCGGAGCCGCCGGCGCCGCAGATGCGGCAGGCGATCCGCTACGCGCGACCGGCGGCGGCAGTTCGCGTGCGGACGCAGTCATCGGGGGCGATGTACCCGGCGATGCCGGTGCTGCAGCCCCGAGCGCGGCGCGCGCAGCTGCCGCGGCCGAGACGCCGCTGGCACGCCCACCGGCGGCCTCGCTCCCCGATGCCGCTGCCCCGCCCTCGCCGGGCCGGAACGCCAGCATGCGCAGCAGGCTCATCTCGAAGCCCGCGCGGGTACTCGGCGCCATGCCGATGTCGCGCCGGCCCGAAACCGCCATCTGGTACCAGAGCTGCACCAGCTCCGGGCGCAGCGCGGCCGCCAGCGCCTCGACGTCGATGCCTTCGCCGTCGACCTCGCTGCCCGGCACCAGCTGCCGCACCTGGATGCGGTGCAGCGCCGCCGCGAGCGCCTCGAGCACGCTGGCCCAGTCCGGCGAATAACCTGCCAGCACTTCGATTTCCGCCATCAGCGCGGCGCCGTCGCTCGCGGCCAGCGCCGCGAGCAGCGTCGCCACGCGGGTGCGGTCGACCGTGCCGAGCATCGTCGCCACCGCGTCGTCGGTGAGGCTGCCGCGGCCTTCGCCGGCGCCGGTGTAGGCGATCGCCTGGTCGAGCAGCGACAGGCCGTCGCGCAGGCTGCCGTCGGCCGCGCGCGCCAGCTGGCGCACCGCGCCGGGCTCGGCGGCGATGCCCTCGGCGCCCAGGATCTTGTCGATCTGGCCACCGATCTGCGCTTCGTCCAGGCGCTTCAGGTTGAACTGCAGGCAGCGCGACAGCACCGTCACCAGCAGCTTCTGCGGATCGGTGGTGGCGAACAGGAACTTGACGTGTTCCGGCGGCTCTTCGAGCGTCTTCAGCAGGGCGTTGAACGCCTGCTTGGTGAGCATGTGCACCTCGTCGATCAGGTACACCTTGTAGCGCCCCCGCGACGGCATGTACTGCGCGTTCTCGATCAGGTCGCGGACGTTGTCGACGCCGGTGTTGGAAGCGGCGTCGATCTCCAGCAGGTCGATGTAGCGGCCGGCGTCGATCGCCTGGCAGGTCTCGCACTGCCCGCAGGGATCGCTGGACGCGCCGTGTTCGCAGTTCAGGCTCTTGGCGAAGATCCGCGCGATGGTGGTCTTGCCCACCCCGCGCGTGCCCGTGAACAGGAACGCGTGGTGGACGCGGCCGGAATCGAGCGCGTTGGTGAGCGCACGGACCACGTGCTCCTGGCCGACGAGCTCGGCGAACCGCTTCGGGCGCCACTTGCGGGCGAGGACGAGGTAGGACATGCCGCCATTCTGCCACGCGCATCCGGCGCGGCCGCCGAGCCGGGCGCGCGAGCGGTTTTCCTTGTCCGCGCGCGGGCTGGCGGCTAGACTTGCCGCCCCCGAGCCCCCATTCCATGGACAGGCGTGAAGCGCGGGCCAGGTGCGGAGAGGTGTCCGAGTGGTTGAAGGAGCACGCCTGGAAAGTGTGTAAGCGTCTAAACCGCGCTTCGGGGGTTCGAATCCCCCTCTCTCCGCCAGTTCTACCCGCGTGCCGGGCATCGCACGCGGTCGCAGGTTTCCGTGGTGGCCCCGTCGGCCCCTCGCGACGCTAGGTCGAAAACCCCGCCAGGGCCGGAAGGCAGCAACGGTATCGATCGACGCGGGCGCCGAGGTCAGCCGGCGGGGTTGCCTCCTTCAGGACCCCGGATGCAGCCAGCCGGCATCGCCGTCGGCGTAGCGTTCGTGCTTCCAGATCGGCACCCGTGCCTTGACCTCGTCGATGACGAACCGGCAGGCGTCGAATGCCGCGTCGCGGTGCGCCGCAGCCACGCCCACCCAGACCGCCAGTTCGCCGATCGCCAGTTCGCCGACGCGGTGCACGCAGCACGCGCCAGTGATGGCGAAGCGAACTTCTGCTTCTTCAAGAATGCGCTCGCCTTCGGTTTCGGCGAGGGCGCGATAGCACTCGTAGCGCAGGCCGGCAACCGCGCGGCCGCCGTGGTGGTTGCGTACCCAACCTTCGAAGCTGGCGAACGCGCCGGCATGTGGGTCCAGCAGTGCGTCGCGCAGCGGCGCGACCGCGAACGGCGCGTCGGCGATCGCGAACCGCGCGCCGCCGCTCATCCGCCGGACACCGGCGGGATGAAGGCGACCTCGCTGCCCGCGACCGGGGCGTCGTCCCAGCGCGCGAACGCGCCGTCCACCGCCACCCGCAGGCGATCGACCGGCAGCGCGAAGCCGTGCCGCGCCTGCGCCTCGGCATACAGTGCGCGCAGGTCCGCGGCTGGGCTCTCCACGTCTTCGCGACCGACGCCCGCGGCATCGCGCAGGCTGGCGAAATAGAGCAGCGTCACGCGAGCCATCAGCGCGCGTCCGGAGCCGTGCCTCGGCCGACGTCACGGCGCCCGCCGCGCTTGCCGAGCAGGCGCGCGGGACCGATCACGATCGCGTGCGACAGCGCCTTGCACATGTCGTAAACCGTCAGCGCGGCGATGGCGGCGCCGGTCAGCGCCTCCATCTCGACGCCGGTGCGGTGCACCGTCTTCACCGCGCATTCGATCGCAAGCTCGCGCTCGCCATGCCAATCGATGGTGATGCGGATGCCATCGATCGGCAGCGGGTGGCAGAACGGGATCAGCTCGTGGGTGCGCTTGACCGCCATGGTGCCGGCGATGATCGCCGTGTCGACGATGCCGCCCTTGGCGCTGCGCAGCCCGTCGGCGCGCAGCTGTGCCGCCACCGCCACCGGAAAGCGCACGCGGCAGCCGGCGATCGCCTCGCGCGCCGTGGCCACCTTGGCCGAGACATCCACCATGCCCGGGCGGCCTTCGGCGTCGATGTGGGTGAGGCCCCTGGCGCTGCGCGTCATCTCAGCCCCCGATGAGGAACATTTCAACGTGACGCCGCGTGGCGGCCGGACTGCCACGCAGCTCGCTGTAGCGGTCCGCGCGCCGTGCCCAGAGGCCGCCAACATGTCCGGCAAGCGCGGTCTCGCCACCGGCAAGCAGCGGACGCAGCGCGTCCCCGTCCGCGGCGAACAGGCAGGTGTAGAGACGGCCATCGGCGGACACCCGCGCGCGGTGGCAGTCGCCGCAGAACGGCGCGCTGATCGCGCTGACGAAGCCGATCTCGCCCGCGCCATCCGCCCAGGCATGGCGCACCGCGACTTCGCCGCGGTACTGCGCATCCAGCGCCCGCAGCGGCCAGCGCGCGTGCAGCCGCGCATGCAGCTCGGCGGAAGGCACCACGCGCGCGGGCTGCCAGTCGTTGCAGGTGCCGACATCCATGTACTCGATGAAGCGCAACACGTGCGGCGTGCCGCGGAAGCGCGCGGCCAGCGCCTCCACTTCGCCATCGTTGACCCCGCGCTGCACGACGCAGTTGAGCTTCAGGCTGCCGAAGCCGGCCGCCTCCGCCGCGGCGATGCCGTCAAGCACATCGGCGACCTCACCGCGGCCGCCGCTCAGCGCGCGGAACAGCGTCGGGTCGAGCGCGTCGAGGCTGACCGTGATCCGCTGCAGCCCGGCCGCGCGCAGCGCGTGCGCGTGCCGCGCCAGCAGGGAGCCGTTGGTGGTCAACGCCAGGTCGTCGATGCCGGGCACCTGCGCCAGGCGCGCCACCAGCGAAGGCAGGTCCCGGCGCAGCAGCGGCTCGCCGCCGGTGATGCGCAGTTTGTGCACGCCGAGCCGCGCGAAGCCGCGCACCAGCGTTTCGATCTCGTCGAACGACATCCGCGATGCGGCGTCGAGCCCGTGGTCGTCGGCAATGCGGTCGGCCGGCATGCAGTAGCCGCAGCGGAAGTTGCAGGCGTCGATCACCGACAGGCGCAGTTCGCGCAGCGGCCGGCCAAGGCGATCGGCCGGCATCGCCGGAGACAGGGCGTGCGGCTGCAGCAGGGCGCTCATGGCGACAGTGCCGGATGCGGCCGCGGATCAGCCAATGCCAGCAATTCACCCGGGCGTGCGACGCGATGGCCGCGGGCGCGCATGGCGTCGCCATCGGCCTCGCTGGCGTAGTGGTAGAGCACGCAGCGCGCGAGCAGCTCACGCGGATACTCGCGCTCGAGGTCGGCGATGCCGCTGTGCGAAGGGTTGCCATGCAGGCCGCAGTCATGGGCGACCAGTTCGCCCTCGCCGGCCATGGCAGCGAGCACTTCCGGGATCGGCCGCGTGTCGCCACTCCACGCCAGGCTGCCGCGCAGGCGCAGCCCGTAGGCGCTGCGCGGCCAGTGGTGGCGCACCTCGAACGTCTCCAGGCGCACGCCGTCATGCCAGAACGCATCGCCGACCGGCACCACGCGGAACGCATCCCAGAAGTTCGCGCCACCTTCGGCCAGCGCGTTGGGGTATTCGGCGATGCGCCGGTGCAGCAGCGGCAGCACGTCGACCGGCACATACACCGGCGTGCGCCCGCGCCGCGCGGGATCGAAATAGTTGGCCACGAACAGCCGCTCGAAGCCCGCCACGTGATCCAGGTGCACATGGGTCACGAACAGCGCCGGCGGCGGCGCGCCGTAGTGCGCCAGGTAGGCGGTCAGCCCTTCAGCGCCGCAGTCGATCGCGAGCCACGGCGCGCCGTCGCGCTCCAGCGTGGCCATCGGCGAACCGAGCGCCACCGCCGACGCGTTGCCGACGCCCTGGAAGCGCAGCGACCAGGCCATCAGATGCCCCGTGCCCAGCGCTTGTCGTAGACGGCGCGCAGTCGGGCGAAATCGGCGCGCACCGCCTCTTCGCTGCGCTCGCCGCGCAGCTTGAGCAGCGAGCGCTCCAGCCGCGCCAGGTTGCGCGTGCGCCAGGCGGTCGCCGGGATGGTCATGCGCGAACGGTCGAGGTCGATCAGCCAGCCCCGCCCCGCCTCGTCGAACAGGATGTTGTGCGCGTTGAGGTCGGCATGGTCGAGGCCTTCGCGATGGAAACGCGCGATCAGCTCGCCGGTCGCCTCCCAGGGCGCTTCGCCCTGCTCCTGCGCCGCCAGCGCCGCCAGCGAACGCACGCCCACCAGGCGCGCCATCAGGATGGACGCGCGGTACCAGATGCCTTCGCGCAGGTACGACGCCGCAATCGGCTCCGGCACCGGCAAGCCGCGCCGGCGCAGCTCCCGCAACAGCCGGAACTCGGCGAAGCTGCGCACGCGGTCGACGCCACGCCAGAGGTGGCGATCACGGCTGACCGCCGCCGCCAGGCCTCCACGCAGGTAGTGGCGCAATACGCAGGGTCCGTGGCTGGCGCCTTCGATGAACCACGCGCCGCCGCGACCGCTGCCCGACACCGGCGTGGCGCGCGCGCCCCAGGCTTCAGGGTCGAACCAGCGCGGGTCGGCTTGCCGCAGCTGCGTCTGGTCGAACAGAATCGACCCGACGCCACGTTCCCGGGGTCCGGCGCGGAACGGCGTCAGGCTCTCGGTGGCATCGAAAATGGCCATCAACCGAGTCTAACAAGCTTGTCAGCCCCCACGCCTGCATCGCCCCGCTCGATCTGCCTGCTGCGCCTGTCCGCGCTGGGCGACGTGACCCACGTGCTGCCGCTGGTCCACACCCTGCAGGCTGCGGATCCGGAGGTCGCCATCACCTGGATCATCGGCAAGGGCGAGCAGCGCCTGCTCGAGGGCCTGCCGGGCGTCGAGTTCATCGTCTACGACAAGAAGACCGGCGTCGGCGGAATGCGCGCCCTGCGCCGCGAGCTTGCCGGGCGCCGCTTCGACGCGCTGCTCCTGATGCAGCTCGCATTGCGCGCCAACCTGTTGTCCACCTGCGTGCGGGCGCGTCGCCGGGTCGGCTACGACCGCGCCCGCTCGAAGGAGCTGCACGGCCTGTTCGTCAACGAGCGCATCCGGGGCGACGCCGGCCCGCACGTGCTCGACGTGCTCGGCAGCTTCAGCGAGCCCCTTGGCGTGGCCCGCGACAAGGTTGAATGGCGGCTGCCGGTACCCGATGACGCGCACGCTTGGGCCGAGGCGCAGTGGCCGCGTGACGGGGTGCCGACGCTGGTCATCTCGCCCTGCTCCAGCCACGCGCGCCGCAACTGGCGCGCCGAGCGCTACGCGGCCGTCGCCGACCATGCCGCGGAGCGCGGCTGGCGGATCGTGCTCTGTGGTGGTCGCAGCGCCCTCGAACGCGACACCGGCGACGCCATCCTCGCCGCGATGCGTGCGCCCGCGCTGGACCTGATCGGCAAGGACACGCTGAAGCAGCTGCCCGCACTGCTGGCCCGCGCCGACCTGGTCATGACGCCGGACTCCGGCCCCATGCACATCGCCAACGCCATGGGCGCGAAGGTGCTCGGCCTGCACGCCGCCACCGATCCGCGGCGGAGCGGCCCCTACTCCGACATCCGTTATTGCGTCGACCGCTACGACGACGCGGCGCGGAGATACCTGGGTAAGCCCGCCGCGGAACTGGCCTGGGGGACCAAGATCGAGGCCGACGGCGTCATGGACCTGGTCACGGTGGACGATGCCATCGACGCATTCGAGCGCTGCCGCGCCACCATGGGTCAGCCGGCCACGCCCGGGCCGTAATCCTCGTACGACTTTTCCTCGACATAGCTCGAACCGAGCGCGAGGTTGATGTCCTTCTTGATCCGCGCGCGCACGTCGTTCTGGACGTAGACGCTGCGCGCCAGGCCGATGAACTCCTCGTCGAAGGCCTGGGCCTTCTCCTTGAGCCGGATGTCGTCCTCGATCACCCAAAGGCGCTCGTTGACCGCCTTGAGTTCGGCGCGCAGGCGGACGATGTCGCCACCGGCGGCGGGATGCGCCATCCAGGTCTTCTCCAGCGCCGACAGCTCGTTGCGCACATTGGCCAGCTTGGCCGGATCGGTCATGCGTTCGGACTTGATCTGCAGGATGGCGATCTTGTCGAGCAGCTCGCCGAACGACACGGGGACGGAAATTTCGGACATGGGTCTCTGGCTACGGACGTCAGGGGCGGCCAGTGTACGCGTTCGTCTTGTGGCCCCCGCCGGCGACCCGTATCATTGCGCCCCCGGCCCTCGCGGTCGGGCACCCGGAGAGGTGGCAGAGCGGTTGAATGTACCTGACTCGAAATCAGGCAGGCGTTTATAGCGCCTCGGGGGTTCGAATCCCCCCCTCTCCGCCAGATACGCAAAGGCCCCCGCAAGGGGGTTTTTGCGTATCTGGCGCAGGCGGAGTACTCGAGTCAAGCCTCGTTCCGCAAGTGGCTGTTCGCGCATGAAGTTCCGCTCACCACCCTATGCCATCATCCTTCCATCCCTCATCCCATCCCGACCGCATGCCCGCTGACCTGTTGCGCGCGCCGACGCCGTTCTTCCTGACAGCAACCCCGGGAGCCGAATCGGCCCGCGCATGATTGAATTCGGCCACCTCACCCATGTCGGCTTGCGGCGCGAGCTGAATGAAGACACGTACTACGGCGACAGCGAGCTCGGGCTCTGGCTGGTCGCCGACGGCATGGGTGGCCACGAGTACGGCGAGGTCGCCAGCGCGCTCGCCCGCGAGGCGATCGTGCGCGAGACCCGCCAGGGGACGCCGCTGCCGCAGGCGATCCGCATCGCCGATGAGGAGATCATCAGCGCCTCGCGCAAGCGCCAGGACGCACTTCCGATGGGCACCACGGTGGTCGCGGCGCGCATCACCGGCAATCGCTTCGAGGTCGCGTGGGTCGGGGACAGCCGCGTCTACGTCTGGCACGAAGGCAAGCTGGCGCAGCTCTCGCAGGACCACAGCTATGTGCAGGAGCTGATCAGCCAGGGCGCGATCAGCATCGACCAGGCGCGCAGCCATCCGCACCGCAATGTGGTGACCCAGGCGCTGGGCGTGACCGACCCTCAGGCGCTCAACGTCGAGACTATGTCGGGCGAACTCTCGCCGGGGATGCAGCTGCTGCTGTGCAGCGACGGCCTCACCGAGGAGGTCGACGACAACGGCATCGCCCGGGTGCTCGCGCATACCGAGTGCAGCGCCCAGGAATGCGTGGACGGCCTGGTGGCCGCGGCGCTCGACGGCGGCGGCTCGGACAACGTCACCGTGGTGCTGGTGCGCCGGCACTGACCCGGCGGCGGCCCTCAGGCCGTCTCGTGTTCCGCCACCGCATCCACGACATCCCACACGCTGTGCCCGGCACGCTTGCGGATGGTCGCCAGCCGCGCCTCGTGCGCGGCGGTGTCCGACATGTCGACGAGCACCCGCGGCCGCGGCGCATCGCTTGCCGCCGGCGGCCTGCGCACGATCGTCGCCTGCTCCTGGCCGGAGTCCGGCCCCGCCAGGCCGAGCTCGGTCTGGCCGGCGGTCATCGCCAGATAGGCGTCGGCCAGCAGTTGCGCGTCGAGGAGCGCGCCGTGCACCTGGCGATGCGAATTGTCGACGCCGAGGCGCTTGCACAGCGCATCGAGTGAGTTGCGCTGGCCCGGGAAGCGCTGGCGCGCCATCTCCAGCGAATCCAGCACCGACGCACGGTCGCGGATGCGGCCATAGCCGTCGCCGAGCAGCGACAGCTCGTGGTCGAGGAAGCCAAGGTCGAACGCGGCGTTGTGGATCACCAGTTCGGCGCCATCGATGAACGCCAGGAACTCGTCGGCGATCGCGGCGAACTTCGGCTTGTCGGCCAGGAAGTCGAGGGTCAGCCCGGTGACTTCCTGCGCTCCGGGCTCGAACTCGCGCTCGGGGTGGATGTACTGCTGCCAGGTACGGCCCGTGGGCCGGCGCTCGATGAGCTCGACGCAGCCGATCTCGACGACGCGGTTGCCCTTGCGCCATTCCAGGCCGGTGGTTTCGGTATCGAGGACGATCTGGCGCATGGCTTCCTTGGGGCGTGGGGGCGGGCGTGCGCGCGGCTCAGCGCAGCGCGGCTGCGGCCTTGAACTTCACCGCTTCATCGCGGGCCAGCACGTCGACGCGCTCGTTGTCGGGATCGCCGGAATGTCCCTTCACCCAACGCCAGTCGATGCTGTGGCGATGGGTAGCCGCATGCAGGCGCTCCCACAGGTCGCGGTTTTTCACCGGATCGCCGCCGGAGGTCTTCCAGCCGCGGCGCACCCAGTTCTTCATCCATTCGGTGATGCCCTGGCGCACGTATTGCGAGTCGGTATGCAGGGTGACGTTGCAGGCCTCGGTCAGCGTTTCCAGCGCCACGATCGCCGCCATCAGCTCCATGCGGTTGTTGGTGGTCAGGGCCTCGCCGCCGGCCACGACGCGCTCGCGCGCGCCGTAGCGCAGCAGGGCCGCCCAGCCACCCGGCCCGGGATTGCCGAGGCAGGCCCCGTCGGTATGCACTTCAATCGACTTCATGCCGCCGTGGCTCCCTGCGGCATCGCCAGCGCGCGCGACTGGCGGACCGGCGTCAGCGGTGTGGCGCGCTTTTCCGCGCGCACGAGATAAGCGGCACGGAATCCCGCGCCGCTCTGCTGGCGCAGGTCATCCGTGGCCCGCCAGCGCGGCCCGATCCCCTCGGACACGGTGTCCGGCTGCAGGCCGGCGGCGCGCAGCCGGCGGCGCCAGACCAGCGGCTCCGATGCGCGCAGTCCATGGCCGTGCCAATGCCAGCGGTATGGCGACAACGGGTTGAGCAGGAACAGCAAGAGCCGGCCACCAGGTACCAGGATGCGGGCAGCCTCCTCGAGCAAGGCGCGGCCGCCCGCGTCGGAGGTCGCCACGTGCTGCACCACCACCGTTCCGAAGGCTTCACTGGGTAGCGGCAGGGGCAGCCGGCAGCTGACCTCGCCGTGCCACCCGTCGCCGCACGGCGCCAGCGCCAGCCCGCGCCGGCCTGTCGGGCGCAGCGGCGGCAGCGGCGCAAGCCACAGCCAAGGCTGCGCCGGGCGCTCGGCGAGCGCGCGTTCGACGGCGGATTGTTCGCTGTTCAGCAGGGCGCGGCCCGGCGTGCTTGCGAACCACTGGAGGGCGGGAGCGGGTTGACCGGTCCGGAGAGGCAGGGGCATGGTCGCCATTCTAGACGCCCCGCCCGACCAGGTCCCCGACCGATGCAGCCCATTGCCCTGCCCGCCTTCTCCGACAACTACATCTGGCTGCTGCCGGGCGACGCCGGTGCGGGCGCGCTGGTGGTCGACCCTGGCGAGGCCGGCCCGGTCTTCGCCGCGGCCGATGCCGGACTGCAGCCTTCCGTGGTGTTGCTGACCCACCACCACGACGACCACGTCGGCGGCATGCCGGAGCTGTTGCGGCGCTGGCCGGGCCTGGCCGTGTATGCGCCGGCCGACGAGCGCATCCCTTTCGCCTGTTCGCGGGTTGGTGGCGGCGACCGGGTCGAGGCCGGCGGGTTCGGCTTCGACGTGATCGCCGTCCCCGGCCATACCGTGAGCCACATCGCATTCCACGGCCAGGGCCTCTTGTTTTGCGGCGACACCCTCTTCAGTCTCGGCTGCGGCCGCATGTTCGAGGGGTCGCCGGAGCAGATGCTCGGGTCGCTCGATCGGCTGGCCGCGCTGCCCGGCGACAGCCTGATGTGCTGCGGCCACGAATACACGCAGTCGAATGCCGCCTTCGCGCTGGCGGTCGACCCCGACAATCCGGCGCTCGCGCGCCGCAGCGATGAGGTGACCGCCATGCGCCACGCCGGCCAGCCCACCCTTCCCGTCACGCTCGCCAGCGAGCGCGCCTGCAACCCGTTCCTGCGCATCGATGCGCCCGCCATCCGCGCCGCCGTCGCGGCCCGCGAGGGTCGGGAGGATCTCGACCGGGTCGCGACCTTCGCCGCGCTGCGGCGCTGGAAGGACGGTTTTCGCGCATGACGCGCCCACCAGGACGTGCGGCGACGCTGCTGGTCGCCGTACTGCTGGCAGCCGCGCTGCCCGCCGCGGCGCAATCGCCACCCGCGGGAACGCCTGCGGCGCCCACCGTGCAGCTGGCGGTGCCGGCAACCGGAACGCCCGACGCGCGCACCGGCGTGGACATCTACGAGGAGTTTGTCGGCGGCCTGGCGCAGCCGGCCTGCGAAGACGCCAGCCCGCGCTGGGAGTCGCACTTCGCGCACGTGCCGGCGCAGCTGGCGGCCGCCGACAGCGAGGTGCTGCCACTGTTCGCGTACGTCGTGGATGCGCTGCGCCAGGCGCACCTGCCTACCGAATACGCGCTCATCCCGTTCGTCGAGAGCGGCTACCGGCCCGGCGCGCGCAGCGCCAGCGGCCCCGCGGGCCTGTGGCAGTTCATCGCGCTCACCGCGCGCAACCACAAGATCCCGATGCGTCCCGGCTTCGACGGCCGCCTGTCGCCGATCGAGGCGACCCGCGCCGCGGTGCGTTACCTGAAGACCCTGCACGGCATGTTCGCGGGCGACTGGCGGCTTGCGGTCATGGCGTTCAACGCGGGCGAGTACCGCGTGCTGGGCGCGCTGAAGCGCCACGACATGCGCGCCGCCGACGCCCGGCCCGAAGCGCTGGCAAGCCTGTCCGGCATCACCCGCGCCTACGTGGTGAAGCTGCACGCACTGTCGTGCCTGATGGTGGAAGCCGGCCGCGAGCGCGACTTCCGCGAAGCGCTGGACCGACCGGTGGCGCGGCTGGTCGCGATCGAATTGCCTGCCGAC
This Luteimonas sp. MC1572 DNA region includes the following protein-coding sequences:
- a CDS encoding YbaB/EbfC family nucleoid-associated protein, producing MRGNIAQLMQQAQKMQENLQKAQEELANVEVTGSAGGGMVEVTLTGRKECRKVRIDPSVLSDPEMAEDLIAAAFNDASNKVDAESQSRMGAATAGMALPPGMKMPF
- the dnaX gene encoding DNA polymerase III subunit gamma/tau — translated: MSYLVLARKWRPKRFAELVGQEHVVRALTNALDSGRVHHAFLFTGTRGVGKTTIARIFAKSLNCEHGASSDPCGQCETCQAIDAGRYIDLLEIDAASNTGVDNVRDLIENAQYMPSRGRYKVYLIDEVHMLTKQAFNALLKTLEEPPEHVKFLFATTDPQKLLVTVLSRCLQFNLKRLDEAQIGGQIDKILGAEGIAAEPGAVRQLARAADGSLRDGLSLLDQAIAYTGAGEGRGSLTDDAVATMLGTVDRTRVATLLAALAASDGAALMAEIEVLAGYSPDWASVLEALAAALHRIQVRQLVPGSEVDGEGIDVEALAAALRPELVQLWYQMAVSGRRDIGMAPSTRAGFEMSLLRMLAFRPGEGGAAASGSEAAGGRASGVSAAAAARAALGAAAPASPGTSPPMTASARELPPPVARSGSPAASAAPAAPAAHAAPVPIATAAVTAAPAPAPAPAPARSAPAPAIDHDQWPDLVASLGLRGPVRELAASSAFVGHEQGVLRLSLPAADEHLRAPFLVQQLADALGARWGSAPEIRFESATSTAAGETLHARNERVRDERQGAAESTFLNDPDVQRLMSQHGARLVPDSIRPLEDQEH
- a CDS encoding molybdenum cofactor biosynthesis protein MoaE gives rise to the protein MSGGARFAIADAPFAVAPLRDALLDPHAGAFASFEGWVRNHHGGRAVAGLRYECYRALAETEGERILEEAEVRFAITGACCVHRVGELAIGELAVWVGVAAAHRDAAFDACRFVIDEVKARVPIWKHERYADGDAGWLHPGS
- a CDS encoding MoaD/ThiS family protein, producing MMARVTLLYFASLRDAAGVGREDVESPAADLRALYAEAQARHGFALPVDRLRVAVDGAFARWDDAPVAGSEVAFIPPVSGG
- the moaC gene encoding cyclic pyranopterin monophosphate synthase MoaC, with product MTRSARGLTHIDAEGRPGMVDVSAKVATAREAIAGCRVRFPVAVAAQLRADGLRSAKGGIVDTAIIAGTMAVKRTHELIPFCHPLPIDGIRITIDWHGERELAIECAVKTVHRTGVEMEALTGAAIAALTVYDMCKALSHAIVIGPARLLGKRGGRRDVGRGTAPDAR
- the moaA gene encoding GTP 3',8-cyclase MoaA, translating into MSALLQPHALSPAMPADRLGRPLRELRLSVIDACNFRCGYCMPADRIADDHGLDAASRMSFDEIETLVRGFARLGVHKLRITGGEPLLRRDLPSLVARLAQVPGIDDLALTTNGSLLARHAHALRAAGLQRITVSLDALDPTLFRALSGGRGEVADVLDGIAAAEAAGFGSLKLNCVVQRGVNDGEVEALAARFRGTPHVLRFIEYMDVGTCNDWQPARVVPSAELHARLHARWPLRALDAQYRGEVAVRHAWADGAGEIGFVSAISAPFCGDCHRARVSADGRLYTCLFAADGDALRPLLAGGETALAGHVGGLWARRADRYSELRGSPAATRRHVEMFLIGG
- a CDS encoding MBL fold metallo-hydrolase: MAWSLRFQGVGNASAVALGSPMATLERDGAPWLAIDCGAEGLTAYLAHYGAPPPALFVTHVHLDHVAGFERLFVANYFDPARRGRTPVYVPVDVLPLLHRRIAEYPNALAEGGANFWDAFRVVPVGDAFWHDGVRLETFEVRHHWPRSAYGLRLRGSLAWSGDTRPIPEVLAAMAGEGELVAHDCGLHGNPSHSGIADLEREYPRELLARCVLYHYASEADGDAMRARGHRVARPGELLALADPRPHPALSP
- a CDS encoding 3-deoxy-D-manno-octulosonic acid kinase, which translates into the protein MAIFDATESLTPFRAGPRERGVGSILFDQTQLRQADPRWFDPEAWGARATPVSGSGRGGAWFIEGASHGPCVLRHYLRGGLAAAVSRDRHLWRGVDRVRSFAEFRLLRELRRRGLPVPEPIAASYLREGIWYRASILMARLVGVRSLAALAAQEQGEAPWEATGELIARFHREGLDHADLNAHNILFDEAGRGWLIDLDRSRMTIPATAWRTRNLARLERSLLKLRGERSEEAVRADFARLRAVYDKRWARGI
- a CDS encoding glycosyltransferase family 9 protein, producing the protein MSAPTPASPRSICLLRLSALGDVTHVLPLVHTLQAADPEVAITWIIGKGEQRLLEGLPGVEFIVYDKKTGVGGMRALRRELAGRRFDALLLMQLALRANLLSTCVRARRRVGYDRARSKELHGLFVNERIRGDAGPHVLDVLGSFSEPLGVARDKVEWRLPVPDDAHAWAEAQWPRDGVPTLVISPCSSHARRNWRAERYAAVADHAAERGWRIVLCGGRSALERDTGDAILAAMRAPALDLIGKDTLKQLPALLARADLVMTPDSGPMHIANAMGAKVLGLHAATDPRRSGPYSDIRYCVDRYDDAARRYLGKPAAELAWGTKIEADGVMDLVTVDDAIDAFERCRATMGQPATPGP
- a CDS encoding DUF6165 family protein; the encoded protein is MSEISVPVSFGELLDKIAILQIKSERMTDPAKLANVRNELSALEKTWMAHPAAGGDIVRLRAELKAVNERLWVIEDDIRLKEKAQAFDEEFIGLARSVYVQNDVRARIKKDINLALGSSYVEEKSYEDYGPGVAG
- a CDS encoding protein phosphatase 2C domain-containing protein, whose product is MIEFGHLTHVGLRRELNEDTYYGDSELGLWLVADGMGGHEYGEVASALAREAIVRETRQGTPLPQAIRIADEEIISASRKRQDALPMGTTVVAARITGNRFEVAWVGDSRVYVWHEGKLAQLSQDHSYVQELISQGAISIDQARSHPHRNVVTQALGVTDPQALNVETMSGELSPGMQLLLCSDGLTEEVDDNGIARVLAHTECSAQECVDGLVAAALDGGGSDNVTVVLVRRH